From the genome of Azospira restricta, one region includes:
- a CDS encoding NAD(P)/FAD-dependent oxidoreductase — protein MEQITAAIIGAGVVGLACARALAARGIEAVILERHDAFGSETSARNSEVIHAGLYYPGGSRKAALCVAGRDALYAYCGERHVAHRRCGKLIVATHAGQLPKLEALRRQGEANGVSDLRLIDAGEAKAMEPNLACVAALHSPSTGIVDSHGFMLALLGDAERDGALLALHSPVAGGRIEADGIVLEVGSGSDTTQLKARLVVNAAGLAATQVARRLIGFPPEHCPTPHYAKGNYYGLAGRAPFSRLIYPLPEPGGLGVHLTLDLGGQARFGPDVEWLPGGWIDAPDYAVDPQRSTGFYAEVRRYWPGLPDGALAPAYCGVRPKISGPQDPAADFLIQGPQTHGVRGLVNLFGIESPGLTSALAIADAVCAELDA, from the coding sequence ATGGAACAGATCACAGCCGCCATCATCGGCGCCGGCGTCGTCGGCCTCGCCTGCGCGCGGGCGCTCGCCGCGCGCGGCATCGAGGCCGTCATCCTCGAACGGCACGACGCCTTCGGCAGCGAGACCAGCGCGCGCAACAGCGAGGTCATCCACGCCGGGCTCTACTACCCGGGCGGATCGCGCAAGGCGGCGCTGTGCGTCGCCGGCCGCGACGCGCTGTACGCCTATTGCGGCGAACGCCACGTCGCGCACCGCCGCTGCGGCAAGCTGATCGTCGCCACGCACGCGGGACAGCTGCCGAAGCTCGAAGCGCTGCGCCGGCAGGGCGAGGCCAACGGCGTGAGCGACCTGCGCCTCATCGACGCCGGCGAGGCGAAGGCGATGGAGCCGAACCTCGCCTGCGTCGCCGCGCTGCATTCGCCGTCGACCGGCATCGTCGACAGCCACGGCTTCATGCTCGCGCTCCTGGGCGACGCCGAGCGCGACGGCGCGCTGCTCGCGCTGCACAGCCCGGTCGCCGGCGGCCGCATTGAAGCAGACGGCATCGTGCTGGAGGTCGGCAGCGGCAGCGATACGACGCAGCTGAAGGCGCGCCTCGTCGTGAACGCCGCCGGCCTCGCCGCGACCCAGGTCGCGCGCCGCCTGATCGGCTTTCCGCCGGAACACTGCCCGACGCCGCACTACGCGAAGGGCAACTACTACGGCCTCGCCGGTCGCGCGCCGTTCTCGCGGCTGATCTACCCGCTGCCGGAACCCGGCGGCCTCGGCGTGCACCTGACGCTGGACCTCGGCGGCCAGGCGCGCTTCGGCCCCGACGTCGAATGGCTGCCGGGCGGCTGGATCGACGCGCCCGACTACGCCGTCGATCCGCAGCGCAGCACCGGCTTCTACGCCGAGGTCCGCCGCTACTGGCCGGGGCTGCCCGACGGCGCGCTCGCCCCCGCCTACTGCGGCGTGCGGCCGAAGATTTCCGGCCCGCAGGACCCGGCCGCCGACTTCCTGATCCAGGGGCCGCAAACGCACGGCGTGCGAGGGCTGGTCAACCTCTTCGGCATCGAATCGCCGGGGCTGACCTCGGCGCTCGCGATCGCCGACGCGGTGTGCGCGGAACTCGACGCGTGA
- a CDS encoding putative toxin-antitoxin system toxin component, PIN family → MKLVLDTNVVLDLLFWRDPRCAALAEALAAGRAHCVTDDACLAELERVLAYPQFALDEAAQRTLHAQYRALAEGVAAAGAGEPAELPRCRDADDQKFLELAARAGAELLLTRDRELLRLARSRRRPPPFAILVPEQAAARLAAPSPEHAR, encoded by the coding sequence GTGAAGCTGGTCCTCGACACCAACGTCGTCCTCGATCTGCTGTTCTGGCGCGATCCGCGCTGCGCCGCGCTGGCAGAGGCGCTGGCCGCCGGCCGCGCGCACTGCGTCACCGACGACGCCTGCCTCGCCGAGCTCGAACGCGTGCTCGCCTACCCGCAGTTCGCGCTCGACGAAGCGGCGCAGCGGACGCTGCACGCGCAATACCGCGCGCTCGCCGAAGGCGTCGCCGCGGCGGGCGCCGGCGAGCCCGCCGAACTGCCGCGCTGCCGCGACGCCGACGACCAGAAGTTCCTGGAGCTCGCCGCGCGCGCCGGCGCCGAGCTGCTGCTGACGCGCGACCGCGAGCTGCTGCGCCTGGCGCGCAGCCGCCGACGGCCGCCGCCGTTTGCCATCCTCGTCCCCGAGCAGGCCGCCGCGCGGCTTGCGGCACCGTCCCCGGAGCACGCCCGATGA
- a CDS encoding tRNA dihydrouridine synthase translates to MSRLLLAPMEGLADDVLREVLTRVGGYDHAVTEFVRVSGTLLPARAFTRLSPELLNGGRTTAGTPVVVQLLGSDPECLAANAARLARLSPPGIDLNFGCPAPTVNRHRGGAALLGEPELLYAIVSAVRAAVPADIPVTAKMRLGIADTALAIDCAQALAEGGARSLVVHARTKEQGYKPPAHWEWIAAIREAVRVPVVANGEVWTVGDWRRCRAVSGCADVMLGRGAVSDPYLAQRIRGDAAPAPTAAEWAALLPHLAAFWQGVLAKVEARHAPGRIKLWLGYLRRTWAEAEALYAALRPLRQPAEVTALLAGFVPTLREAA, encoded by the coding sequence ATGTCCCGACTGCTGCTCGCCCCGATGGAAGGCCTCGCCGACGACGTGCTGCGCGAGGTGCTGACGCGCGTCGGCGGCTACGACCACGCGGTGACCGAGTTCGTCCGCGTCTCCGGCACGCTGCTGCCGGCGCGCGCATTTACGCGGCTGTCGCCGGAGCTGCTGAACGGCGGGCGGACGACGGCAGGGACGCCGGTGGTCGTGCAGCTGCTCGGCAGCGACCCGGAATGTCTCGCGGCGAACGCCGCGCGGCTGGCGCGGCTGTCGCCGCCGGGGATCGACCTCAACTTCGGCTGCCCGGCGCCGACGGTGAACCGCCACCGCGGCGGCGCCGCGCTGCTCGGCGAACCGGAGCTGCTCTACGCGATCGTTTCCGCGGTGCGCGCGGCGGTGCCGGCGGACATCCCGGTGACCGCCAAGATGCGTCTCGGCATCGCCGACACCGCGCTGGCGATCGACTGCGCGCAAGCGCTCGCCGAAGGCGGCGCCCGGTCGCTGGTGGTGCATGCGCGGACCAAGGAGCAGGGCTACAAGCCGCCGGCGCACTGGGAATGGATCGCCGCGATCCGCGAGGCGGTGCGCGTGCCGGTGGTCGCCAACGGCGAGGTGTGGACGGTCGGCGACTGGCGCCGCTGCCGCGCGGTCAGCGGCTGCGCCGACGTCATGCTCGGCCGCGGCGCGGTGTCCGATCCGTATCTGGCGCAGCGCATCCGCGGCGACGCGGCGCCGGCGCCGACCGCCGCCGAGTGGGCGGCGCTGCTGCCGCATCTCGCCGCCTTCTGGCAGGGCGTGCTGGCCAAGGTCGAGGCGCGCCACGCGCCGGGCCGCATCAAGCTGTGGCTCGGCTACCTGCGCCGCACCTGGGCGGAAGCCGAGGCGCTGTACGCGGCGCTGCGGCCGCTGCGGCAGCCGGCCGAGGTCACCGCGCTGCTCGCCGGCTTCGTGCCGACGTTGCGCGAGGCTGCCTGA
- a CDS encoding YkgJ family cysteine cluster protein, with product MSDASPCTTCGACCAAFRVDFHPAELAGRAFAWAGGVPPALTVPVTAQLVRMHGTDTSPPRCAALSGEVGAQVACTIYDARPSPCREFDIHHDACARARARHGLPPLGLA from the coding sequence GTGAGCGACGCCAGTCCCTGCACCACCTGCGGCGCCTGCTGCGCTGCCTTCCGCGTCGATTTCCACCCGGCCGAGCTGGCCGGCCGCGCCTTCGCCTGGGCCGGCGGCGTGCCGCCGGCGCTGACCGTGCCGGTCACCGCGCAGCTGGTGCGCATGCACGGCACCGACACCTCGCCGCCGCGCTGCGCGGCGCTGTCGGGCGAGGTCGGTGCGCAGGTCGCGTGCACGATCTACGACGCGCGGCCGTCGCCGTGCCGCGAGTTCGACATCCACCACGACGCCTGCGCCCGCGCGCGGGCGCGCCACGGCCTGCCCCCGCTCGGTCTTGCATAA
- a CDS encoding EAL and GGDEF domain-containing protein — MNSPSPTTDYRDEEIRRLRSALDNVGAYVFTKDRAGRYTYANRMVCALFGVPLEGIVGHTDEDFFDLSVSNDLRVNDRQVLDTGATVEREERNVVVSSGETRYYWAVKKPLYDTGGGIVGLIGVSTDITARKAAEAAMGEAEARFRELFEQAPLGIWLTDRDGRIVECNAQFADYAGAPREQIVGFRMLDEAQDPALAEPLRRALRGEASSIETAYRSTTGDRGGIYRFHFQPHYSGGELCGVLAFAEDIGEARRVGNALRDREALLSKIFDTASVAIFLVDPRGIITHANQCMAEMFDCPLSELVGREYVACVHPDERETARARMLGLLASKVQAVDLERRYWRADGNEFWGRLTGRRFQDAEGHELGLVGVIADISEGKLARQRIEAEQQRFRDLVDSTSGIVWEGDARTFAFTFVSQEAERLLGYPVEDWYRPGFWVEHLHPDDCSWAVDYCASCTGRLENHDFEYRFIARDGRTVWLRDIVKVVEEGGAPRWLRGVMVDVTASKRASQRHASVVESAMDGFVVCGRDGRVREHNRAFCALTGYAADEVLARGFGDFDALPDAAESAAHLARIVGEGGDRFETRWRRKDGEVIDVEITATWLSLGDEICAFVRDITVLKEHDRQLDRIAHYDPLTGVPNRTLLADRMRQALAQARRSGSLLAICYLDLDGFKPINDNFGHDTGDRVLVAVAARLQACLRASDTVARVGGDEFVLLLQGIDDLDECKQALARILGEIARPLAVDGRDIRLSGSLGVALYPKDDADSDTLLRHADQAMYLAKQGGRNRFHLFDPEHDRLARERTERLARIAQALRDGEFVLYYQPQVDMRSGRVAGVEALIRWQHPQRGLLPPADFLSVIEDSELIVEVGDWVIATALAQLDAWQRIGLQLRVGVNIAARHLLHAAFAERLQAQLADFPEVAPQALELEILETAALEDIERVSRVIRECRALGVSFSLDDFGTGYSSLAYLKSLPAETVKIDQTFVRDMLVDAEDRAIVEGVIGLARVFRREVIAEGVETAAHGALLLRLGCDMAQGYGIARPMPAADLPVWVGQWRPDPGWRSAADTGD; from the coding sequence TTGAACTCGCCTTCCCCAACGACCGACTATCGCGACGAGGAGATCCGCCGCCTGCGCAGCGCGCTCGACAACGTCGGTGCCTACGTCTTCACCAAGGACCGCGCCGGCCGCTACACCTACGCCAACCGCATGGTCTGCGCGCTGTTCGGCGTGCCGCTGGAAGGCATCGTCGGCCATACCGACGAGGATTTCTTCGACCTCTCGGTGTCGAACGACCTGCGCGTGAACGACCGGCAGGTGCTCGACACCGGCGCCACGGTCGAGCGCGAGGAGCGCAACGTCGTCGTCAGCAGCGGCGAGACGCGCTACTACTGGGCGGTGAAGAAGCCGCTGTACGACACCGGCGGCGGCATCGTCGGGCTGATCGGGGTGTCCACCGACATCACCGCGCGCAAGGCGGCCGAGGCGGCGATGGGCGAGGCCGAGGCGCGCTTCCGCGAGCTGTTCGAGCAGGCGCCGCTGGGCATCTGGCTGACCGACCGCGACGGCCGCATCGTCGAATGCAACGCCCAGTTCGCCGACTACGCCGGCGCGCCGCGCGAGCAGATCGTCGGCTTCCGCATGCTCGACGAAGCGCAGGACCCGGCGCTGGCCGAGCCGCTGCGGCGGGCGCTGCGCGGCGAGGCGAGCAGCATCGAGACCGCCTACCGCTCGACCACCGGCGACCGCGGCGGCATCTACCGCTTCCACTTCCAGCCGCACTACTCGGGCGGCGAGCTGTGCGGCGTGCTCGCCTTCGCCGAGGACATCGGCGAGGCGCGCCGCGTCGGGAACGCGCTGCGCGACCGCGAGGCGCTGCTGTCGAAGATCTTCGATACCGCCAGCGTCGCCATCTTCCTGGTCGATCCGCGCGGCATCATCACCCACGCCAACCAGTGCATGGCCGAGATGTTCGATTGCCCGCTGTCCGAGCTGGTCGGCCGCGAGTACGTTGCCTGCGTGCACCCGGACGAGCGCGAGACGGCGCGCGCGCGCATGCTCGGCCTGCTGGCGAGCAAGGTGCAGGCGGTGGACCTCGAGCGCCGCTACTGGCGCGCCGACGGCAACGAATTCTGGGGCCGCCTGACCGGCCGCCGCTTCCAGGATGCCGAGGGGCACGAACTCGGCCTGGTCGGCGTCATCGCCGACATCAGCGAGGGCAAGCTGGCGCGGCAGCGCATCGAGGCCGAGCAGCAGCGCTTCCGCGACCTGGTCGATTCGACCTCGGGCATCGTCTGGGAGGGCGACGCGCGGACCTTCGCCTTCACCTTCGTCAGCCAGGAGGCCGAGCGCCTGCTCGGCTATCCGGTCGAGGACTGGTACCGGCCCGGCTTCTGGGTCGAGCACCTGCACCCGGACGATTGCAGCTGGGCGGTCGACTACTGCGCCTCCTGCACCGGCCGCCTGGAGAACCACGACTTCGAGTACCGCTTCATCGCCCGCGACGGGCGCACCGTCTGGCTACGCGACATCGTCAAGGTGGTCGAGGAGGGCGGCGCGCCGCGCTGGCTGCGCGGCGTGATGGTCGATGTCACCGCCAGCAAGCGCGCCTCGCAGCGCCATGCCAGCGTCGTCGAGTCGGCGATGGACGGCTTCGTCGTCTGCGGCCGCGACGGCCGCGTGCGCGAGCACAACCGCGCCTTCTGCGCGCTCACCGGCTACGCCGCCGACGAGGTGCTGGCGCGCGGCTTCGGCGACTTCGATGCGCTGCCGGACGCGGCCGAGAGCGCGGCGCACCTCGCGCGCATCGTCGGCGAGGGCGGCGACCGCTTCGAGACGCGCTGGCGGCGCAAGGACGGCGAGGTCATCGACGTCGAGATCACCGCCACCTGGCTCAGCCTCGGCGACGAGATCTGCGCCTTCGTGCGCGACATCACCGTGCTGAAGGAGCACGACCGCCAGCTCGACCGCATCGCGCACTACGACCCGCTGACCGGCGTCCCCAACCGCACGCTGCTCGCCGACCGGATGAGGCAGGCGCTGGCGCAGGCGAGGCGCAGCGGCAGCCTGCTGGCGATCTGCTACCTCGACCTCGACGGCTTCAAGCCGATCAACGACAACTTCGGCCACGACACCGGCGATCGCGTGCTGGTCGCGGTCGCCGCGCGGCTGCAGGCCTGCCTGCGCGCCAGCGACACCGTCGCGCGCGTCGGCGGCGACGAGTTCGTGCTGCTGCTGCAGGGCATCGACGACCTCGACGAGTGCAAGCAGGCGCTGGCCCGCATCCTCGGCGAGATCGCCCGCCCGCTGGCCGTCGACGGGCGCGACATCCGGCTCTCGGGCAGCCTCGGCGTCGCCCTCTACCCGAAGGACGACGCCGACAGCGACACGCTGCTGCGCCACGCCGACCAGGCGATGTACCTGGCCAAGCAGGGCGGCCGCAACCGCTTCCACCTGTTCGACCCCGAGCACGACCGCCTCGCGCGCGAGCGCACCGAGCGCCTGGCGCGGATCGCGCAGGCGCTGCGCGACGGCGAGTTCGTCCTCTACTACCAGCCGCAGGTGGATATGCGCTCGGGCCGCGTCGCCGGCGTCGAGGCGCTGATCCGCTGGCAGCATCCGCAGCGCGGCCTGCTGCCGCCGGCGGACTTCCTGTCGGTGATCGAGGACAGCGAGCTGATCGTCGAGGTCGGCGACTGGGTGATCGCCACTGCGCTGGCGCAGCTCGACGCCTGGCAGCGCATTGGCCTGCAGCTGCGCGTCGGCGTCAACATCGCCGCCCGCCACCTGCTGCACGCGGCCTTCGCCGAGCGCCTGCAGGCGCAGCTGGCGGACTTCCCCGAGGTCGCGCCGCAGGCGCTCGAACTGGAAATCCTGGAGACCGCGGCGCTCGAGGACATCGAGCGCGTGTCGCGGGTGATCCGCGAGTGCCGCGCGCTCGGCGTCTCGTTCTCGCTCGACGACTTCGGCACCGGCTACTCGTCGCTGGCCTACCTCAAGTCGCTGCCGGCGGAGACGGTCAAGATCGACCAGACCTTCGTCCGCGACATGCTGGTCGACGCCGAGGACCGCGCCATCGTTGAGGGCGTCATCGGGCTCGCCCGCGTCTTCCGCCGCGAGGTGATCGCCGAGGGCGTCGAAACCGCCGCCCACGGCGCGTTGCTGCTCCGCCTTGGCTGCGACATGGCGCAGGGCTACGGCATCGCGCGGCCGATGCCGGCCGCCGATCTGCCGGTCTGGGTCGGGCAGTGGCGGCCCGATCCGGGCTGGCGCAGCGCCGCCGACACCGGCGACTGA
- the trmB gene encoding tRNA (guanine(46)-N(7))-methyltransferase TrmB — protein MMYANSRVPQSAQTGIHERLAELVDRHRREPFRKPILDYNRAAFATAMAAWGNARPLILDAACGTGASSVLLGERNPDCFVIGVDQSEDRLTTAKGELPANLCLVRADLVDFWRLLAERGVTLERHCLFYPNPWPKIGHLARRWHGHAVFPVLPQLGGVIECRSNWRIYVEEFAFALGRVLGRDIAWEEFVPDEPVSPFERKYCDSGQPLYRCVVDLRDRRGAA, from the coding sequence CTGATGTACGCCAACTCGCGCGTGCCGCAGAGCGCGCAGACCGGCATCCACGAGCGCCTCGCCGAGCTCGTCGACCGCCACCGGCGCGAACCCTTCCGCAAGCCGATCCTCGACTACAACCGCGCCGCGTTCGCGACCGCGATGGCGGCGTGGGGCAACGCGCGCCCGCTGATCCTCGACGCCGCCTGCGGCACCGGCGCGTCCAGCGTGCTGCTCGGCGAACGCAATCCGGACTGCTTCGTCATCGGCGTCGACCAGTCGGAGGACCGGCTGACGACGGCGAAGGGCGAGCTGCCGGCGAACCTCTGCCTGGTGCGCGCCGACCTCGTCGACTTCTGGCGCCTGCTCGCCGAACGCGGCGTGACGCTCGAGCGCCACTGCCTGTTCTACCCGAACCCGTGGCCGAAGATCGGGCATCTCGCGCGGCGCTGGCACGGGCACGCGGTGTTCCCGGTGCTGCCGCAGTTGGGCGGCGTGATCGAGTGCCGCAGCAACTGGCGCATCTACGTCGAGGAGTTCGCCTTTGCGCTGGGCCGCGTGCTCGGGCGTGACATCGCGTGGGAGGAATTCGTCCCGGACGAGCCCGTCTCGCCGTTCGAACGCAAGTACTGCGACTCGGGGCAGCCGCTCTACCGCTGCGTGGTCGACCTGCGCGACCGGCGGGGCGCGGCGTGA
- a CDS encoding polysaccharide pyruvyl transferase family protein — MEMTSATPLVLFGACDRHNLGDLLLAEVAARRAAPRPCLFAGLRAADLRAVGGRAVAPIGELIAQWPRRFGAAPLEVLHVGGEVLDTDAWEAAVMLLPAAEAASRIAALDRRPRARAAWAAEFLGCARRAPYVLAGDAGIATAFRAVGGVGLAQRPPAFRREIAAALRAARAVTVRDRATQAALAAEGVAAGLEPDPVAQAADLLAELVAGAPRAAGDYLAVQCAADFADDATLAALAGVLDASGLPVRFFAAGLAPWHDDLALYRRLAARLRVPAAVVGSAAVRDTCALIAGARGCLASSLHALLVAGAFAVPALGLAARPGGAAKLWAYAATWGGFEVAAVAELAGRRLPLFRA, encoded by the coding sequence ATGGAGATGACTTCCGCTACGCCCCTCGTCCTCTTCGGCGCCTGCGACCGCCACAACCTCGGCGACCTGCTGCTGGCCGAGGTCGCCGCGCGGCGCGCGGCGCCGCGGCCGTGCCTGTTCGCCGGGCTGCGCGCGGCGGACCTGCGCGCCGTCGGCGGTCGCGCCGTCGCGCCGATCGGCGAACTGATCGCGCAGTGGCCGCGGCGTTTCGGCGCGGCGCCGCTCGAAGTGCTGCACGTCGGCGGCGAGGTGCTCGACACCGACGCCTGGGAGGCGGCGGTGATGCTGCTGCCGGCCGCCGAGGCCGCGTCGCGCATCGCCGCGCTCGATCGCCGGCCGCGGGCGCGGGCGGCGTGGGCGGCGGAATTCCTCGGCTGCGCGCGGCGGGCGCCCTACGTCCTCGCCGGCGACGCGGGAATCGCCACTGCCTTCCGTGCCGTCGGCGGCGTCGGGCTGGCGCAGCGGCCGCCGGCGTTCCGCCGGGAAATCGCCGCGGCGCTGCGCGCGGCGCGCGCGGTCACCGTGCGCGACCGCGCGACGCAAGCGGCGCTCGCTGCCGAAGGCGTCGCCGCCGGCCTCGAACCCGACCCGGTGGCGCAGGCGGCGGACCTCCTCGCCGAGCTCGTCGCCGGTGCGCCGCGCGCGGCCGGCGACTACCTCGCGGTGCAGTGCGCCGCGGACTTCGCCGACGATGCGACGCTCGCCGCGCTCGCCGGCGTGCTCGACGCAAGTGGTCTGCCGGTGCGTTTCTTCGCCGCCGGCCTGGCGCCCTGGCACGACGACCTGGCGCTCTACCGCCGGCTGGCGGCACGGCTGCGCGTGCCGGCGGCGGTGGTCGGCAGCGCCGCGGTGCGCGACACCTGCGCGCTGATCGCCGGCGCCCGCGGCTGTCTCGCCTCCAGCCTGCACGCGCTGCTCGTCGCCGGTGCCTTCGCGGTGCCGGCGCTCGGCCTCGCCGCGCGCCCGGGCGGGGCGGCCAAGCTGTGGGCGTACGCGGCGACCTGGGGCGGCTTCGAGGTGGCGGCGGTGGCGGAGCTGGCCGGCCGGCGGCTGCCGCTTTTCCGAGCCTGA